A stretch of the Methylacidiphilum caldifontis genome encodes the following:
- a CDS encoding helix-turn-helix transcriptional regulator: MKDLSSLSKIDLLNLLEIYNSCLRIGHQKELHEILKKIQNLIPSSLIACGLVKIHSFNEVKKTLKIINHSFPNDLIAFYLKLKYQHVDPVVKTALRLKGTIVRRTEIFKYFQDKLRHQYLKDASDIGLLTGLSFGVIKPTVNLATLFSFCDKEIEKDPRHETILKALMYPLHLALLHLAQPQILDRSNKQEQHTLTDRELEILKWVKEGKSNWEISCILNISEATVKFHLKNIFLKLEVQNRCQAVATAIYKNLLTL, from the coding sequence TTGAAAGATTTATCCTCTTTAAGCAAAATAGATCTGCTCAATCTTTTAGAAATTTATAACAGCTGTTTACGCATTGGACATCAAAAGGAGTTGCATGAAATTCTAAAAAAGATCCAAAATTTAATTCCTTCTTCTTTAATCGCTTGTGGCCTTGTCAAGATTCATTCTTTCAATGAAGTGAAGAAAACTCTAAAAATCATAAATCATAGCTTTCCCAATGACCTGATCGCCTTTTATTTGAAGTTGAAATACCAACATGTTGATCCTGTTGTAAAAACTGCCTTAAGGCTGAAGGGAACAATCGTCCGTAGAACTGAAATTTTTAAATATTTCCAAGATAAGTTGCGGCATCAGTATCTCAAAGATGCCTCCGATATCGGCCTTCTCACAGGCCTCAGTTTTGGAGTTATCAAACCGACCGTTAACCTTGCTACTCTTTTTTCTTTTTGTGACAAGGAAATAGAAAAAGATCCTAGGCATGAAACTATTCTTAAGGCCTTAATGTATCCACTTCATCTGGCATTACTTCACCTTGCACAGCCTCAAATACTGGATAGATCCAACAAGCAAGAACAACACACTTTGACCGATCGCGAGCTAGAAATACTAAAATGGGTAAAAGAAGGAAAATCTAATTGGGAAATTTCTTGCATTCTTAACATAAGCGAAGCGACTGTCAAGTTTCATCTTAAAAATATTTTTTTAAAATTAGAAGTCCAAAACCGTTGTCAAGCGGTTGCAACTGCCATCTATAAAAACCTCTTAACTCTTTAA
- a CDS encoding energy transducer TonB: MNRLVERKDEQGVKELYYDKIPFVFCLGLAFFVHLGGIFFLSKGFKIERLEERLSLGKPTDFYVTLSPDDASMHSSLPIPEKQLPFCPKQLPEEQKISKACPSLLKSPPVIPHTNANPQKKMAITQTAPFPSAQKKTNSKKEFQNQNTETLSQASMPPPPYPYEARLLRMEGSVVIRLHVQKGKIVSTEIIRSSGYRLLDMLSKRWVETHWHFPPFVNRVILEKITFELEEDSPSQFALN, translated from the coding sequence ATGAATAGGCTTGTAGAAAGAAAAGATGAACAAGGAGTAAAAGAACTCTACTACGACAAAATACCATTTGTTTTCTGTCTTGGACTCGCTTTTTTTGTTCATCTAGGAGGAATTTTTTTTCTGTCCAAGGGGTTTAAAATCGAAAGGTTAGAAGAAAGACTTTCTTTAGGAAAGCCCACTGATTTCTATGTGACCCTGAGCCCTGATGACGCTTCAATGCATTCTTCACTACCCATCCCGGAAAAACAGCTTCCTTTTTGTCCAAAACAACTTCCAGAGGAGCAGAAAATCTCTAAAGCTTGTCCTTCTCTCTTGAAATCTCCCCCTGTTATTCCTCACACAAACGCCAATCCACAGAAAAAAATGGCTATTACTCAAACAGCCCCTTTTCCTTCAGCCCAAAAGAAAACGAATTCAAAAAAAGAGTTTCAAAACCAAAACACCGAAACCCTCTCACAGGCTTCCATGCCTCCTCCTCCCTATCCCTACGAGGCTAGGCTTCTTAGGATGGAAGGATCGGTCGTTATTCGGCTTCACGTGCAGAAGGGTAAAATAGTTAGCACTGAGATTATCCGCTCTTCGGGCTATAGGTTACTCGACATGCTTTCAAAGCGTTGGGTAGAAACGCATTGGCATTTTCCTCCTTTCGTAAACCGGGTGATTCTTGAGAAAATAACCTTTGAACTTGAAGAAGATAGCCCAAGTCAATTTGCACTCAATTAA
- a CDS encoding bifunctional aminoglycoside phosphotransferase/ATP-binding protein has translation MNNEKKTTDYPTSQELLAFLSQKLSYPHHPKHIRFLQTHASYVFIVPPFVYKIKKPVNFGFLDFSTLEKRKFYCQREIQLNRLLCPEIYLGVVPITRNDSGLLSFDGRGNIVEYAVKMRMLSGRFFFKKLLKRKRVDFLDIERIVSRLCQFYQQTESGGEISSWGSIEKIKKNTDENFEQTRADIGLTLDQISYDSIAYFTNRFYELFPNLFEKRVRQGWIKNCHGDLHLEHIYIQPDKICIFDRIEFNERFRYIDVASDIAFLAMDLDYNQRPDFSSFFCRRMAESLNDPDLYKFLDFYKSYRAYVRGKVEGMTAKDPLVKNTQKKEHIERAKRYFQLSLQYAVIGSQPIMLVVMGKVATGKSFLAEHIANRLGWKVFSSDRIRKEIAGIDPFKRTGPLERQKIYSKEMSKKTYQELITRGINELHQNRGVVLDATFGQKEQRKALLEKLKEKDQSYLFIELVADTSTREARLEKREFSPSVSDARLEDLQSLDDLYEEPLELPQEIRLQISSKEPFESSLKNLFQCLCDRHLEKLSKIEKQ, from the coding sequence ATGAATAACGAAAAAAAAACAACAGATTACCCCACTTCACAAGAACTCCTCGCTTTTTTATCCCAAAAGCTTTCTTACCCTCACCACCCTAAGCATATTCGGTTCCTCCAAACCCATGCTTCATATGTTTTTATTGTTCCCCCTTTTGTTTACAAAATAAAAAAACCAGTCAATTTTGGTTTTCTTGACTTTTCTACTCTTGAAAAAAGAAAGTTTTATTGCCAACGGGAAATCCAGCTTAACCGGCTCCTCTGCCCTGAAATTTATCTTGGCGTGGTTCCGATTACAAGGAATGATTCAGGCCTGCTTTCCTTTGATGGAAGGGGCAACATCGTTGAATATGCTGTAAAGATGCGGATGCTCTCCGGACGGTTTTTCTTCAAAAAACTTCTTAAGAGAAAAAGAGTGGATTTTTTAGATATCGAACGGATTGTATCCAGACTCTGTCAATTCTATCAACAGACGGAGAGCGGCGGTGAAATATCCTCTTGGGGTTCGATCGAAAAAATTAAAAAGAACACCGATGAAAACTTTGAGCAAACCCGAGCCGACATCGGGTTAACCCTGGACCAGATTAGTTATGATTCAATTGCCTATTTTACTAACCGGTTTTACGAACTTTTCCCTAACCTTTTTGAGAAGCGAGTCCGTCAAGGTTGGATTAAAAATTGTCATGGGGATCTCCATCTCGAGCATATCTACATACAACCAGATAAAATCTGTATTTTCGACCGGATCGAGTTTAATGAACGGTTCCGCTACATCGATGTAGCTTCTGACATCGCCTTCTTGGCTATGGATCTTGACTATAACCAAAGACCAGATTTTTCATCCTTTTTTTGCCGTCGTATGGCTGAATCGCTCAATGACCCTGATCTCTATAAATTTCTTGACTTTTATAAGTCTTATCGAGCCTATGTCCGGGGAAAAGTCGAAGGCATGACCGCCAAAGATCCACTCGTAAAGAATACTCAAAAAAAGGAACACATTGAAAGGGCTAAAAGATATTTTCAGCTTTCCTTACAGTATGCGGTTATAGGCTCTCAGCCGATTATGCTTGTGGTCATGGGAAAGGTAGCCACGGGGAAAAGTTTCCTAGCCGAGCATATTGCTAATCGGCTGGGATGGAAAGTTTTTTCTTCCGATAGAATTCGTAAAGAGATTGCAGGAATCGATCCTTTTAAGAGGACAGGGCCCCTAGAGCGCCAAAAAATCTATTCCAAGGAAATGAGCAAGAAAACTTACCAGGAATTAATCACAAGAGGGATAAATGAACTGCATCAAAACCGGGGAGTTGTCCTAGATGCTACCTTTGGCCAAAAGGAACAAAGAAAAGCCCTTCTAGAAAAGTTAAAAGAAAAAGATCAAAGCTATCTTTTTATCGAGCTTGTGGCGGATACATCCACAAGAGAAGCCAGATTAGAAAAAAGGGAGTTCTCTCCATCAGTCTCTGATGCGCGTCTAGAAGATCTGCAATCTTTAGACGACCTGTACGAAGAACCTCTAGAACTCCCCCAAGAAATCCGCCTTCAGATTTCCTCCAAAGAACCTTTTGAGTCGAGCTTAAAAAACCTATTCCAGTGCCTCTGTGATCGCCACCTTGAGAAACTATCTAAAATAGAAAAACAATAG
- a CDS encoding C40 family peptidase — MKYFLPFGIVLFVFSFVFAQQHVESNSSSSTLPSDIYPNASLEPEDLVEFPSLPKVIQLLLIKALALTKENLTYRYGLADPKEGAMDCSGFVYYLLTQMGLKDVPRSSSGLYCWVRKEGKFKAVLSNNPNSFELNDLKPGDLLFWIGTYSTQNDPPISHVMIYLGHEKQTGERVMVGSSDGRTYHGKRRWGVSVFDLFMKFPRYNSNGSTKFVGYGEIPGLNSMNYSCQPDGME; from the coding sequence ATGAAATATTTTCTCCCCTTTGGGATAGTCCTTTTTGTTTTTTCTTTTGTTTTTGCTCAACAACATGTTGAGTCAAACTCCTCTTCTTCTACTTTGCCTTCGGATATATATCCGAATGCTTCTCTTGAACCTGAAGATTTAGTTGAATTTCCATCTCTTCCCAAGGTTATCCAACTGCTCCTTATTAAGGCCTTGGCTTTGACTAAGGAAAATCTTACCTACCGTTATGGCTTGGCTGATCCCAAAGAAGGGGCAATGGATTGTTCTGGTTTTGTTTATTATCTTCTCACTCAGATGGGTTTAAAAGATGTACCTAGAAGTTCTTCCGGTCTCTATTGTTGGGTTAGGAAAGAAGGGAAATTTAAAGCGGTGCTCAGTAATAATCCCAATAGTTTTGAACTCAATGATCTCAAGCCAGGGGATCTTCTTTTTTGGATAGGGACCTATTCGACACAAAATGATCCTCCAATCAGTCATGTGATGATTTATCTTGGCCATGAAAAACAAACAGGGGAGCGAGTGATGGTTGGCTCCAGCGATGGAAGGACTTATCATGGGAAAAGAAGATGGGGAGTGAGTGTGTTTGATCTTTTTATGAAATTTCCTAGATATAATTCAAACGGCTCGACGAAATTTGTCGGTTATGGCGAAATTCCAGGGTTAAACTCAATGAACTACTCCTGCCAACCTGATGGTATGGAGTGA
- a CDS encoding gamma-glutamylcyclotransferase family protein: MLYFAYGSDMDWNLMRKKCPSTRFFSRALLDQFKLVVARESSQWKCGIFGIIPEDKSQLWGVIYEISLFDLGKLDVSEGYNPLKKDCGCLRKECIVYKEGDNNFPLTVFSYFPEIMPNPPPLSLEYLNKVIGGAHYWHLPKGYIANLNRLLPKS; encoded by the coding sequence ATGCTCTATTTCGCTTATGGCTCAGACATGGATTGGAACCTGATGAGGAAAAAATGTCCCTCGACCCGATTTTTTTCTCGGGCACTCTTAGATCAGTTCAAACTGGTTGTGGCTAGGGAATCAAGTCAATGGAAATGCGGAATTTTTGGAATAATTCCAGAAGATAAAAGTCAACTTTGGGGAGTGATCTATGAAATATCTCTTTTTGACCTAGGAAAACTTGACGTTTCAGAAGGCTATAATCCTTTAAAAAAAGATTGTGGTTGTTTACGCAAAGAATGCATCGTCTATAAAGAAGGGGATAATAATTTTCCTTTAACCGTTTTTTCCTATTTTCCAGAAATCATGCCCAATCCCCCTCCTCTAAGTCTCGAATACCTTAATAAAGTTATAGGTGGAGCTCACTACTGGCATCTTCCTAAAGGTTACATCGCCAACCTAAATAGACTCCTTCCCAAAAGCTAG
- a CDS encoding winged helix-turn-helix domain-containing protein: MIFILATTNDYFIKTAQESSMILKSQLVTVNHLSEFFTQICFKNYDLGIVDPETPSSFPYLDIIEKLRKEAISVPLFLIDHDLNAQQRILALRKGIDLFIPKNFIAEELAEQILSLLKKKSPVDKHILKIGNLTIDLKNSRVWKGTKEIKLTPKEFSLLVLLANQKNNIISAEDIFNQLWGDYSKASSINNVIQVHMSGLRKKLEECGLSSLITTVRGKGWMIQDQKQAC, encoded by the coding sequence ATGATCTTTATCCTTGCAACAACCAACGATTATTTTATTAAAACGGCTCAAGAATCCTCAATGATTCTTAAAAGCCAGTTAGTCACAGTGAATCATTTAAGTGAGTTTTTCACCCAAATTTGCTTTAAGAATTATGATCTTGGAATTGTAGATCCTGAAACTCCCAGTAGTTTTCCTTATCTAGATATTATTGAAAAGCTAAGAAAGGAGGCTATCTCTGTCCCTCTTTTCCTCATTGATCATGACTTGAATGCCCAGCAAAGAATCCTTGCTTTGCGTAAAGGAATCGATCTTTTTATCCCTAAAAACTTCATTGCTGAAGAATTAGCCGAACAAATTCTCTCTTTGCTTAAGAAAAAAAGTCCTGTTGATAAACATATTTTAAAAATTGGTAATCTGACCATTGACCTCAAAAATTCCAGGGTTTGGAAAGGCACTAAAGAAATCAAGCTGACTCCAAAAGAATTTTCCTTACTCGTACTTCTGGCAAATCAAAAAAACAATATTATTTCTGCTGAAGACATATTTAACCAGCTCTGGGGTGATTACTCAAAGGCTAGCTCTATCAACAATGTTATCCAAGTCCATATGAGTGGATTAAGAAAAAAACTCGAAGAATGTGGGCTTTCAAGTCTCATTACTACGGTCAGAGGCAAGGGTTGGATGATACAGGATCAAAAGCAAGCCTGTTAA